Proteins from a genomic interval of Panthera uncia isolate 11264 chromosome C1 unlocalized genomic scaffold, Puncia_PCG_1.0 HiC_scaffold_4, whole genome shotgun sequence:
- the LCK gene encoding tyrosine-protein kinase Lck, with product MGCSCSSNPEDDWMENIDVCENCHYPIIPLDGKATLPMRNGSDVRDPLVTYEGSNPPASPLQDNLVIALHSYEPSHDGDLGFEKGEQLRILEQSGEWWKAQSLTTGQEGFIPFNFVAKANSLEPEPWFFKNLSRKDAERQLLAPGNTHGSFLIRESESTAGSFSLSVRDFDQNQGEVVKHYKIRNLDKGGFYISPRITFPGLHELVRHYTNASDGLCTRLSRPCQTQKPQKPWWEDEWEVPRETLKLVERLGAGQFGEVWMGYYNGHTKVAVKSLKQGSMSPDAFLAEANLMKQLQHQRLVRLYAVVTQEPIYIITEYMENGSLVDFLKTPPGIKLTINKLLDMAAQIAEGMAFIEERNYIHRDLRAANILVSDTLSCKIADFGLARLIEDNEYTAREGAKFPIKWTAPEAINYGTFTIKSDVWSFGILLTEIVTHGRIPYPGMTNPEVIQNLERGYRMVRPDNCPEELYHLMMLCWKERPEERPTFDYLRSVLEDFFTATEGQYQPQP from the exons ATAATCCCACTGGATGGCAAGGCCACG CTGCCCATGCGGAATGGCTCTGATGTGAGGGATCCACTAGTTACCTACGAAGGCTCCAATCCCCCAGCCTCACCATTGCAAG ACAACCTGGTTATCGCTCTGCACAGCTACGAGCCCTCTCACGATGGAGACCTGGGCTTCGAGAAGGGTGAACAGCTCCGTATCCTGGAGCA GAGCGGCGAGTGGTGGAAGGCGCAGTCCCTGACCACAGGCCAGGAAGGTTTCATCCCCTTCAACTTCGTGGCCAAAGCGAACAGCCTGGAGCCCGAACC CTGGTTCTTCAAGAACCTGAGCCGCAAGGACGCGGAACGGCAGCTCCTGGCGCCCGGGAACACGCACGGCTCCTTTCTGATCCGGGAGAGCGAGAGCACCGCGG GATCGTTTTCACTGTCCGTGCGGGACTTCGACCAGAACCAGGGAGAGGTGGTGAAACATTACAAGATCCGTAACCTGGACAAAGGCGGCTTCTACATCTCCCCCCGCATCACTTTTCCTGGCCTGCACGAGCTGGTCCGCCATTACACCA ATGCTTCGGACGGGCTGTGCACGCGGTTGAGTCGCCCCTGCCAGACCCAGAAGCCCCAGAAGCCTTGGTGGGAGGACGAGTGGGAGGTTCCCAGGGAGACGCTGAAGCTGGTGGAGCGGCTGGGGGCTGGCCAGTTCGGGGAGGTGTGGATGG ggtACTACAACGGGCACACAAAGGTGGCAGTgaagagcctgaagcagggcagCATGTCCCCCGACGCCTTCCTGGCCGAGGCCAACCTCATGAAGCAGCTACAACACCAGAGGCTGGTCCGGCTCTACGCGGtggtcacccaggagcccatctACATCATCACGGAATACATGGAGAATG GGAGCCTGGTGGATTTCCTCAAGACCCCTCCAGGCATCAAGTTGACCATCAACAAACTCTTGGACATGGCAGCCCAA ATTGCAGAGGGCATGGCATTCATTGAAGAACGGAATTACATCCACCGTGACCTGAGGGCTGCCAACATCCTGGTGTCGGACACCCTGAGCTGCAAGATTGCAGACTTTGGCCTAGCGCGCCTCATTGAGGACAATGAGTACACAGCCAGGGAGG gGGCCAAGTTTCCCATTAAGTGGACAGCACCAGAAGCCATTAACTACGGGACATTCACCATCAAGTCGGACGTGTGGTCTTTTGGGATCCTACTGACGGAGATTGTCACCCATGGCCGCATCCCTTACCCAG GGATGACCAATCCTGAGGTGATTCAGAACCTGGAGCGAGGCTACCGCATGGTGCGACCTGACAACTGCCCAGAGGAGCTATACCACCTCATGATGCTGTGCTGGAAGGAGCGGCCAGAGGAACGGCCCACCTTTGACTACCTGCGCAGTGTGCTGGAGGACTTCTTCACGGCCACAGAGGGCCAGTACCAGCCCCAGCCCTGA